A single Macaca mulatta isolate MMU2019108-1 chromosome 11, T2T-MMU8v2.0, whole genome shotgun sequence DNA region contains:
- the LOC722360 gene encoding uncharacterized protein LOC722360 isoform X2: MLLILLSVALLAFSSVQSSSEDVSQEDVPSIISDEEDSDQFIDEESHKTHRNQEAITIIVPHLLLESPREHLHLPKGAAHQDLQRSSLPSNLGFNDRK, from the exons ATGCTTCTGATTCTGCTGTCAGTGGCCCTGCTGGCCTTCAGCTCAGTTCAGAGCTCAAGTGAAG ATGTCAGCCAGGAAGACGTTCCCTCCATAATATCAG ATGAGGAAGACTCTGACCAGTTCATAGATGAG GAGAGCCACAAAACACACAGAAACCAGGAGGCCATCACCATCATCGTCCCTCACCTCCTCCTGGAAAGCCCGAGGGAACACCTCCACCTTCCCAAGGGAGCCGCCCATCAAGACCTCCAAAGGAGCAGTCTCCCCAGTAATCTAGGATTCAACGACAG gaagtga
- the LOC722360 gene encoding salivary acidic proline-rich phosphoprotein 1/2-like isoform X1, producing MLLILLSVALLAFSSVQSSSEDVSQEDVPSIISDEEDSDQFIDEAHQGPPLGGQLSKHPAGDGNKDDGPQQKPPHHGGHHHRPPPPTGEPQNTQKPGGHHHHRPSPPPGKPEGTPPPSQGSRPSRPPKEQSPQ from the exons ATGCTTCTGATTCTGCTGTCAGTGGCCCTGCTGGCCTTCAGCTCAGTTCAGAGCTCAAGTGAAG ATGTCAGCCAGGAAGACGTTCCCTCCATAATATCAG ATGAGGAAGACTCTGACCAGTTCATAGATGAGGCGCATCAGGGACCACCTCTGGGAGGACAGCTATCGAAACACCCTGCTGGTGATGGAAACAAGGATGATGGCCCTCAGCAGAAACCACCCCATCACGGAGGCCACCACCACCGTCCTCCACCTCCTACAGGAGAGCCACAAAACACACAGAAACCAGGAGGCCATCACCATCATCGTCCCTCACCTCCTCCTGGAAAGCCCGAGGGAACACCTCCACCTTCCCAAGGGAGCCGCCCATCAAGACCTCCAAAGGAGCAGTCTCCCCAGTAA